One window from the genome of Pseudomonas sp. L5B5 encodes:
- the folC gene encoding bifunctional tetrahydrofolate synthase/dihydrofolate synthase: MTQRTLGDWLAYLEQLHPSAIDMGLERSQKVVSRMGLGKPAPRVITVTGTNGKGSTCALIASLLRSQGLQVGVYSSPHLLRYNERVQINGVEATDQQLCDAFAAVEAGRGDVSLTYFEMGTLAAFWLFQRAALDAVVLEVGLGGRLDAVNLVDADIALVTSIGVDHVEYLGDSRESVAFEKAGIFRRGAPALCGDLNPPQPLLEKARELGCPFFLRGRDFDLGITDTHWQWRGLDIQGNPVELQGLPLLDLPMENAALAVQAYLLSGLPWQPERIASALQQTRVTGRLDRRRIDWQGKTLNLLLDVGHNPHAAQYLAERLARRPVAGRRLAVFGLLADKDLSGVVACLHSSIQHWAVAPLDSPRARPVEQLHAALENLGASVASYASVAAALEAQCAQATADDEILLFGSFYCVAEALEWLARRPSEEAAHGYAG, from the coding sequence ATGACCCAGCGCACCCTGGGCGACTGGCTCGCCTACCTCGAGCAACTGCATCCTTCGGCCATCGACATGGGGTTGGAGCGCTCGCAAAAGGTAGTGTCCCGGATGGGGCTGGGCAAGCCGGCACCCCGGGTGATCACGGTCACCGGCACCAATGGCAAGGGCTCCACCTGTGCCCTTATCGCTTCCCTGTTGCGGTCCCAGGGCTTGCAGGTCGGCGTCTACAGTTCGCCGCACCTGCTGCGCTACAACGAGCGGGTGCAGATCAATGGCGTCGAGGCTACGGATCAGCAGCTGTGCGATGCCTTTGCCGCAGTGGAAGCGGGGCGTGGCGATGTTTCCCTGACCTATTTCGAGATGGGTACCCTGGCAGCGTTCTGGTTGTTCCAGCGGGCGGCCCTGGATGCCGTGGTGCTGGAGGTCGGCCTGGGTGGTCGCCTGGATGCGGTCAACCTGGTGGACGCGGATATCGCCCTGGTGACCAGCATCGGTGTCGATCATGTGGAATACCTCGGGGACTCGCGTGAGTCGGTGGCCTTCGAAAAGGCCGGGATCTTCCGTCGTGGTGCGCCGGCCTTGTGTGGCGACTTGAATCCGCCGCAGCCGTTGCTGGAGAAGGCACGAGAGCTGGGCTGCCCGTTTTTTCTCCGCGGGCGGGACTTCGACCTGGGGATCACTGATACCCATTGGCAGTGGCGTGGCCTGGATATCCAGGGCAATCCGGTCGAATTGCAGGGGCTGCCGCTGCTGGATCTGCCGATGGAGAACGCGGCTTTGGCCGTGCAGGCCTACCTGCTGAGCGGGCTGCCCTGGCAGCCCGAGCGGATTGCCAGTGCCTTGCAGCAAACCCGGGTGACCGGTCGCCTGGATCGACGCCGGATCGACTGGCAGGGTAAGACTCTCAATCTGTTGCTCGATGTCGGACACAACCCCCATGCAGCACAGTATCTGGCCGAACGCCTGGCGCGCCGGCCGGTTGCTGGACGACGCCTGGCGGTCTTCGGCTTGCTGGCCGACAAGGATCTGTCGGGAGTGGTGGCCTGCCTGCATTCGTCGATCCAGCATTGGGCCGTGGCTCCCCTGGATTCGCCTCGGGCGCGTCCGGTCGAGCAATTGCATGCAGCGCTGGAGAACCTTGGTGCTTCTGTAGCGTCCTATGCCAGTGTCGCGGCGGCGCTGGAGGCGCAATGCGCGCAAGCTACCGCCGATGACGAAATACTGCTGTTCGGGTCTTTTTATTGTGTTGCCGAGGCGCTTGAATGGCTCGCCCGGCGTCCCTCGGAGGAAGCTGCACATGGCTATGCTGGATAA
- a CDS encoding aspartate-semialdehyde dehydrogenase: MTPSFDIAVIGATGTVGETLVQILEERDFPVANLHLLASSESAGHSVPFRGKNVRVREVDEFDFGKVQLAFFAAGPAVTLSFAPRATAANCALIDLSGALPSAQAPSVVPEVNAKVLAGLQKPVQLSSPSASATALAVALAPLQGMLDIQRVCLTANLAISSQGREAVSELARQTAELLNVRPLEPRFFDRQVAFNLLAQVGSADAQGHTLLEKRLVRELREVLGLPLLKISATCIQAPVFFGDSYSVTLQSAADVDLPAVNAALEAAAGLELVDAGDYPTAVGDAVGQDVVYVGRVRGGVDDPAELNLWLTSDNVRKGAALNAVQLAELLIKDLL; the protein is encoded by the coding sequence ATGACTCCGTCCTTTGATATTGCCGTGATCGGTGCCACCGGTACCGTTGGCGAAACCCTGGTGCAGATTCTCGAAGAGCGTGATTTTCCCGTCGCCAACCTGCACCTGCTGGCCAGCAGTGAGTCGGCAGGGCATTCCGTGCCGTTTCGTGGCAAGAATGTCCGTGTGCGCGAGGTCGATGAGTTCGATTTCGGCAAAGTCCAACTGGCGTTCTTCGCCGCGGGCCCGGCCGTGACCTTGAGCTTTGCACCCCGCGCGACGGCGGCCAACTGTGCGCTGATCGATCTCTCGGGGGCCTTGCCTTCGGCCCAGGCCCCCAGCGTGGTGCCCGAAGTCAATGCCAAGGTGTTGGCGGGTCTGCAAAAGCCCGTGCAACTGAGCAGCCCAAGTGCCTCGGCCACAGCGCTGGCAGTGGCCTTGGCGCCATTGCAGGGCATGCTGGACATCCAGCGGGTATGCCTGACTGCTAACCTGGCTATTTCCAGCCAGGGCCGTGAGGCCGTCAGTGAACTGGCCCGCCAGACTGCCGAACTGTTGAACGTGCGGCCCCTGGAGCCGCGCTTCTTTGATCGGCAGGTGGCTTTCAACCTGCTGGCCCAGGTGGGTTCGGCGGACGCCCAGGGACATACCTTGCTGGAAAAGCGCCTGGTCAGGGAACTGCGAGAGGTATTGGGGCTACCTTTGTTGAAGATTTCCGCCACATGTATTCAAGCACCGGTGTTTTTTGGCGATAGCTATAGCGTGACTCTGCAGTCGGCCGCCGATGTCGACCTGCCTGCAGTGAACGCTGCGCTGGAGGCTGCCGCCGGCCTGGAACTCGTGGATGCAGGTGATTATCCAACCGCCGTGGGTGACGCTGTGGGCCAGGATGTAGTCTATGTGGGTCGGGTTCGTGGCGGGGTCGATGATCCGGCGGAGCTCAACCTGTGGCTGACTTCGGACAACGTCCGCAAAGGCGCGGCGCTGAATGCGGTGCAGCTGGCTGAATTGTTGATAAAAGACCTGCTGTAA
- the truA gene encoding tRNA pseudouridine(38-40) synthase TruA, with the protein MAAAGFSRIALGVEYKGSRYHGWQRQSSGVPSVQDTLEKALSRVADSPITLTCAGRTDAGVHACGQVVHFDTQAVRPMKAWVMGANINLPRDISVSWAQEMPAHFHARFKAIARRYRYVIYNDQIRPAHLNEEITWNHRPLDIERMAEAAAYLVGTHDFSAFRAGQCQAKSPIKEIHHLRVIRCGKMIVLDIRASAFLHHMVRNIAGVLMTIGAGERPVEWAQEVLESRTRRSGGVTAHPFGLYLVQVEYRDEFQLPERYIGPHFLSGFPELGG; encoded by the coding sequence ATGGCGGCCGCAGGCTTTTCCCGGATCGCTCTGGGGGTTGAATACAAGGGTTCGCGCTATCACGGCTGGCAGCGCCAGTCCTCCGGCGTGCCCAGTGTCCAGGACACCCTGGAGAAGGCCTTGTCCAGGGTTGCGGATTCCCCGATAACCCTGACCTGTGCGGGGCGTACCGATGCCGGCGTGCATGCCTGTGGGCAAGTCGTGCATTTCGACACCCAGGCTGTACGGCCGATGAAGGCCTGGGTGATGGGGGCCAATATCAACCTGCCCCGCGACATCAGCGTCTCCTGGGCCCAGGAGATGCCGGCGCATTTTCACGCGCGTTTCAAGGCGATCGCCCGGCGTTACCGTTACGTGATCTACAACGATCAGATCCGGCCGGCGCACCTCAACGAAGAGATCACCTGGAATCATCGGCCACTGGACATCGAACGCATGGCCGAGGCTGCTGCATACCTGGTGGGTACCCATGATTTCAGTGCGTTCAGGGCCGGTCAGTGTCAGGCGAAGTCACCGATCAAGGAAATCCACCATCTGCGGGTCATCCGCTGCGGCAAGATGATCGTCCTGGATATTCGCGCCAGCGCGTTTCTCCATCACATGGTGCGCAATATCGCCGGGGTCCTGATGACCATCGGTGCTGGCGAGCGGCCGGTGGAGTGGGCCCAGGAGGTCCTTGAAAGCCGCACCCGCCGGTCTGGTGGCGTCACTGCCCATCCTTTCGGGCTGTATCTGGTGCAGGTTGAATACCGGGATGAGTTCCAGTTGCCCGAGAGATACATCGGGCCACATTTCCTCAGCGGATTCCCGGAACTTGGCGGCTGA
- the accD gene encoding acetyl-CoA carboxylase, carboxyltransferase subunit beta, with product MSNWLVDKLIPSIMRSEVKKSSVPEGLWHKCPSCEAVLYRPELEKTLDVCPKCNHHMRIGARARIDIFLDVEGRAELGADLEPVDRLKFRDGKKYKDRLSAAQKQTGEKDALVSMSGTLLGMPVVVSAFEFSFMGGSMGSIVGERFVRAANYALENRCPMICFSASGGARMQEALISLMQMAKTSAVLARLREEGLPFISVLTDPVYGGVSASLAMLGDVIVGEPKALVGFAGPRVIEQTVREKLPEGFQRSEFLLEHGAIDMIISRQELRPRLGNLLAQLMGLPTPEFVAAPVEAIVVPPAPANL from the coding sequence ATGAGCAACTGGTTAGTAGACAAACTGATCCCTTCGATCATGCGTTCCGAGGTGAAGAAAAGCTCGGTGCCCGAAGGTCTTTGGCACAAATGCCCATCCTGCGAGGCTGTGCTCTATCGTCCGGAGCTGGAAAAGACTCTGGATGTTTGCCCCAAGTGCAATCACCACATGCGGATCGGTGCCCGCGCCCGTATCGATATTTTCCTTGACGTCGAAGGTCGTGCCGAGCTGGGTGCCGACCTGGAGCCGGTGGACCGCCTGAAGTTCCGCGACGGCAAGAAGTACAAGGACCGCCTGAGCGCGGCGCAGAAGCAGACCGGCGAGAAAGACGCGCTGGTCTCCATGAGCGGCACCCTGCTGGGCATGCCGGTGGTGGTGTCGGCATTCGAGTTTTCCTTCATGGGCGGGTCCATGGGGTCCATCGTTGGCGAGCGCTTTGTGCGTGCGGCCAACTATGCCCTGGAAAATCGTTGCCCGATGATCTGCTTCTCGGCTTCCGGCGGTGCCCGGATGCAGGAGGCGCTGATTTCCCTGATGCAGATGGCCAAGACCTCTGCAGTACTGGCGCGCTTGCGTGAGGAAGGCCTTCCATTCATTTCCGTGCTGACCGACCCGGTCTACGGTGGTGTATCGGCCAGTTTGGCCATGCTGGGCGATGTGATCGTCGGTGAACCCAAGGCGCTGGTGGGTTTCGCAGGTCCTCGAGTGATCGAGCAGACCGTACGGGAGAAACTGCCTGAGGGCTTCCAGCGCAGCGAGTTCCTGCTGGAGCACGGTGCGATCGACATGATCATTTCCCGCCAGGAACTGCGTCCGCGCCTGGGCAACCTGCTGGCCCAGCTGATGGGCTTGCCGACGCCGGAATTCGTGGCTGCGCCCGTCGAGGCGATCGTGGTTCCACCGGCCCCTGCAAACCTATGA
- a CDS encoding M24 family metallopeptidase, whose amino-acid sequence MNAINKEAVGLAYSLEGMLHAKRMTWEAVAQIARRIKPGMRESVARDMGLEVLRELGMERIWHPLLIRFGVNTVKTFKQCSEGDPQLGEHDLFFIDLGVVWDRHEGDCGATFVVGDDADMHACAAAAKNLFDQVHDHWKNHQVAGPELYRYAEEQARTQGWVLNLDIKGHRVSDFPHAIYRAGDLGDFAACPQVGLWILEIQIAHPTRPFGAFYEDLLA is encoded by the coding sequence ATGAATGCAATCAACAAGGAAGCCGTTGGCCTGGCCTACAGCCTGGAAGGCATGCTCCATGCCAAACGCATGACCTGGGAAGCCGTAGCCCAGATCGCCCGGCGGATAAAGCCAGGCATGCGCGAGTCCGTCGCCAGGGACATGGGCCTCGAGGTGCTTCGGGAGCTGGGCATGGAGCGGATCTGGCACCCCTTGCTGATCCGCTTTGGCGTCAACACCGTCAAGACCTTCAAGCAATGCTCCGAAGGCGACCCCCAACTTGGGGAACACGATCTGTTTTTCATTGACCTGGGAGTGGTCTGGGACCGTCATGAAGGCGATTGCGGGGCCACCTTCGTCGTGGGCGACGACGCCGACATGCACGCCTGCGCCGCGGCCGCCAAGAACCTCTTCGACCAGGTCCACGATCACTGGAAAAACCATCAGGTGGCCGGCCCCGAGCTGTATCGCTATGCCGAAGAACAAGCCCGCACCCAGGGCTGGGTACTGAACCTGGACATCAAGGGCCATCGGGTCAGCGACTTCCCCCACGCGATCTATCGTGCCGGCGACCTGGGCGATTTTGCCGCCTGCCCACAAGTTGGCCTATGGATCCTGGAAATCCAGATCGCCCACCCTACCCGCCCCTTTGGCGCCTTCTACGAAGACCTGCTGGCCTGA
- a CDS encoding SPOR domain-containing protein: MAMLDNVYKQRMVGALVLVALAVIFLPMLFSREDEQRHVVVEAPAAPQPSALPQVQVEPVVVPEPQPLPQGSVPADEPVVQQAPSAPIAPSAPVAPAPVAVSKPAPAPKPAPAQPIASARPDTSQSRVDANGLSVSWSVQLASLSSRESAENLQKTLRSQGYNAYIRSAEGKNRVFVGPLIERAEADRLRDLLGRQQNLKGFVVRFQPERG, encoded by the coding sequence ATGGCTATGCTGGATAACGTCTACAAGCAGCGGATGGTCGGGGCACTGGTATTGGTGGCGCTGGCAGTGATCTTTCTGCCCATGCTGTTCTCGCGCGAGGACGAACAGCGCCACGTAGTGGTCGAGGCGCCAGCAGCGCCGCAACCGTCGGCCTTGCCCCAGGTTCAGGTCGAGCCCGTGGTGGTACCGGAGCCACAGCCATTGCCTCAGGGGTCCGTGCCGGCCGACGAGCCCGTGGTGCAGCAGGCGCCTTCCGCGCCGATTGCGCCCAGCGCACCGGTGGCTCCCGCTCCGGTGGCGGTGAGCAAGCCGGCTCCCGCACCCAAGCCTGCGCCTGCCCAGCCGATAGCCAGTGCCAGGCCTGATACCAGTCAGAGCCGCGTTGATGCCAACGGTCTCTCCGTCAGCTGGTCGGTGCAACTGGCCAGCCTGTCGAGTCGTGAAAGCGCGGAAAACCTGCAGAAGACCCTGCGCAGCCAGGGCTATAACGCTTATATCCGTTCGGCTGAAGGCAAGAACCGGGTGTTCGTCGGCCCCCTGATCGAGCGTGCGGAGGCGGACCGCCTGCGTGACCTGTTGGGGCGTCAGCAGAACCTCAAGGGCTTCGTGGTGCGCTTCCAGCCAGAGCGCGGCTGA
- a CDS encoding FimV/HubP family polar landmark protein: MVQVRKLVLAIAAASALSSGMAQALGLGELTLKSSLNQPLVAEIELLDVKDLTAAEVVPSLAPAEEFAKAGVDRQAFLNDLRFTPVLNPSGKSVLRVTSSQPLSEPMVKFLVQVMWPNGRLLRDYSVLLDPSKFSPQAAQAAQSAPVAGQSVNAPVTAASKAGKPEQYTTSARDTLWEIAARNRNGASIQQTMLAIQALNPDAFIDGNINRLKTGKVLRLPDVVQSTALPQPKAIAEVAAQNAAWRQGRRAGTRGQQQVDATRRAGADKAPKQVNAKDSLSLVSAESGKTRGKGAAGDSKALNNQLAVTQESLDATRRDNAELKERMTDLQSQLDKLQRLIDLKNSQLAKLQAEGAAPAAPAAQPAPAMPAELVAKPEVQVVPVAPVSEPAAPAAPEAEAAKADEGKYGDLLTNPLLLILAGGSIVVALLLVLLLLARRRKAQQEAEKHLRMARALSEENNFSEDMDLPESSFEGLEVPPPSVKLAPAPAPAPAPAPAPVAAPVEPPPAPVERASDVLGQAQNHIDGGRLNQAAAILEEAVKMEPQRSELRLKLMEVYARQGDRSAFVAEERQLVANGDNHAQVEQLKSQYPAMVAVAATAGLAAAAATAELDAEYVKELLQDEPVAPEPAAPLEGLDEDFDLSLDDLEAASPAVVASEPEVELDEFPLDDDLSFGSVLEQQIAPQESLDDLGDFDLDLGADLPAATQSDDDFLMSLEDDLKDLPAGDVPTVTESALDDLDLSADFDLSLGDDVAADEPKDAFASELDDVNAELERLAQSLDQPEPGAPSFTAEDAAAGPEDTEFDFLAGSDEVATKLDLAQAYIDMGDNDGARDILSEVLSEGNDGQKNEAQEMLARLA; the protein is encoded by the coding sequence ATGGTTCAAGTTCGCAAACTGGTGTTAGCAATAGCGGCCGCCTCGGCGCTGTCCTCCGGTATGGCGCAGGCGCTTGGGCTTGGGGAGCTGACCCTGAAGTCGAGTCTGAACCAGCCTCTGGTAGCAGAAATTGAATTGCTTGATGTGAAGGACCTCACCGCTGCCGAGGTGGTGCCAAGCCTGGCCCCGGCAGAAGAGTTCGCCAAGGCCGGTGTCGATCGCCAGGCCTTCCTCAATGACCTGAGGTTCACTCCCGTTCTCAATCCCAGCGGCAAGAGTGTGTTGCGGGTGACCTCGAGCCAGCCATTGTCCGAGCCCATGGTCAAGTTCCTGGTGCAGGTGATGTGGCCCAATGGTCGCCTGCTGCGTGACTACAGTGTCTTGCTGGATCCTTCCAAGTTTTCTCCCCAGGCTGCGCAAGCGGCCCAGTCCGCACCCGTTGCCGGTCAGTCGGTGAACGCCCCGGTCACCGCTGCCAGCAAGGCCGGCAAGCCGGAGCAGTACACCACCTCGGCCCGTGACACCCTCTGGGAGATCGCGGCCAGGAATCGCAACGGCGCCTCGATCCAGCAGACCATGCTGGCGATCCAGGCACTGAACCCGGATGCGTTCATCGACGGCAACATCAACCGGCTGAAAACCGGCAAGGTGCTGCGCCTGCCGGATGTGGTCCAGAGCACGGCACTGCCACAGCCCAAGGCGATTGCCGAAGTGGCCGCGCAGAATGCCGCCTGGCGCCAGGGACGGCGTGCCGGAACCCGTGGCCAGCAACAGGTGGACGCGACCCGTCGTGCAGGTGCCGACAAGGCGCCCAAGCAAGTCAATGCCAAGGACAGCCTGAGCCTGGTTTCCGCCGAGAGCGGCAAAACCCGTGGCAAGGGCGCCGCCGGCGACAGCAAGGCGCTGAACAACCAGTTGGCGGTGACCCAGGAAAGCCTTGATGCGACTCGTCGCGACAATGCCGAGTTGAAGGAGCGCATGACGGACCTGCAGAGCCAACTGGACAAGCTGCAGCGTCTGATCGACCTGAAAAACAGCCAGTTGGCCAAATTGCAGGCCGAGGGTGCAGCTCCGGCGGCACCTGCAGCCCAGCCAGCGCCGGCCATGCCGGCAGAGCTGGTGGCCAAGCCCGAGGTCCAGGTGGTGCCCGTGGCTCCGGTTAGCGAACCGGCGGCCCCTGCGGCGCCCGAGGCTGAGGCAGCCAAGGCTGATGAAGGCAAGTACGGCGACCTGTTGACCAATCCGCTTCTGTTGATCCTGGCCGGCGGTAGCATCGTCGTGGCCCTGTTGCTGGTGTTGCTGTTGCTGGCCCGTCGTCGCAAGGCCCAGCAGGAAGCGGAAAAACACCTGCGGATGGCCCGGGCATTATCCGAGGAGAACAACTTCTCCGAGGACATGGATTTGCCGGAAAGCAGCTTCGAGGGGCTTGAGGTTCCTCCGCCAAGCGTCAAGCTGGCTCCAGCTCCAGCTCCAGCTCCAGCTCCAGCTCCAGCCCCGGTAGCCGCGCCGGTGGAACCGCCGCCGGCTCCGGTTGAGCGGGCGAGTGATGTGCTGGGGCAGGCACAGAACCATATCGATGGCGGTCGCCTGAACCAGGCTGCGGCGATTCTTGAAGAGGCAGTCAAGATGGAGCCCCAGCGCAGCGAGCTGCGCCTGAAGCTGATGGAGGTCTATGCGCGCCAGGGGGATCGCAGTGCCTTCGTTGCCGAGGAGCGGCAACTGGTGGCCAATGGTGATAACCATGCCCAGGTTGAGCAGCTCAAGAGCCAGTATCCGGCCATGGTTGCAGTGGCAGCGACGGCCGGCCTGGCTGCAGCGGCAGCAACCGCTGAATTGGACGCCGAGTACGTCAAGGAGTTGCTGCAGGACGAGCCGGTGGCGCCTGAGCCAGCGGCACCGCTAGAGGGGCTGGATGAGGACTTCGACTTGAGCCTCGACGACCTGGAGGCAGCCTCGCCTGCCGTGGTGGCCTCCGAACCCGAAGTCGAGTTGGACGAGTTCCCGCTGGATGATGACCTGAGCTTCGGTTCGGTACTTGAACAGCAGATTGCGCCTCAGGAAAGCCTTGATGATCTGGGGGATTTCGATCTTGACCTGGGTGCCGACTTGCCGGCTGCGACCCAGAGCGATGACGATTTCCTGATGAGCCTGGAAGACGATCTCAAGGATCTTCCGGCCGGCGATGTGCCGACGGTGACCGAGTCGGCTCTGGATGACCTCGACCTGTCGGCGGATTTCGACCTGTCCCTGGGCGATGACGTGGCGGCTGACGAACCCAAGGATGCTTTCGCTTCCGAATTGGACGATGTCAATGCCGAGCTGGAGCGGCTCGCCCAGAGTCTCGACCAGCCGGAGCCGGGGGCGCCGAGCTTCACGGCCGAGGATGCCGCAGCGGGGCCCGAGGACACGGAGTTCGACTTCCTGGCCGGTAGCGATGAAGTGGCGACCAAGCTCGACCTGGCGCAGGCCTACATTGACATGGGTGACAATGACGGGGCTCGGGATATCCTCTCGGAAGTGTTGAGCGAAGGTAACGACGGACAGAAGAACGAAGCGCAGGAAATGCTGGCGCGGCTGGCCTGA
- the purF gene encoding amidophosphoribosyltransferase, producing MCGIVGIVGKSNVNQALYDALTVLQHRGQDAAGIVTSHDGRLFLRKDNGLVRDVFQQRHMQRLVGHMGIGHVRYPTAGSSTSAEAQPFYVNSPYGITLAHNGNLTNVEQLAKEIYESDLRHVNTSSDSEVLLNVFAHELAQRGKLQPTEEDVFAAVTDVHNRCVGGYAVVAMITGYGIVGFRDPHGIRPIVFGQRHTDEGVEYMIASESVSLDVLGFTLIRDLAPGEAVYITEEGKLYTRQCATHPQLTPCIFEHVYLARPDSIIDGVSVYKARLRMGEKLAEKILRERPEHDIDVVIPIPDTSRTAALELANHLGVKFREGFVKNRYIGRTFIMPGQAARKKSVRQKLNAIELEFRGKNVMLVDDSIVRGTTCKQIIQMAREAGAKNVYFCSAAPAVRYPNVYGIDMPSAHELIAHNRSTQDVADLIGADWLIYQDLPDLIEAVGGGKIKIESFDCAVFDGKYVTGDVDEAYLNKIENARNDASKVKTQAVSAIIDLYNN from the coding sequence ATGTGTGGCATCGTCGGTATCGTCGGTAAGTCGAACGTTAATCAGGCGCTGTATGACGCGCTAACCGTCCTCCAACATCGCGGCCAGGACGCGGCCGGTATCGTGACCAGTCATGATGGCCGGTTGTTCCTGCGCAAGGACAATGGCCTGGTCCGCGACGTGTTCCAGCAGCGGCACATGCAGCGCCTGGTTGGTCACATGGGTATCGGCCATGTGCGCTACCCGACCGCTGGCAGCTCGACCTCGGCCGAAGCCCAGCCGTTCTACGTCAACTCGCCTTATGGCATCACCCTGGCACATAACGGCAACTTGACCAATGTCGAGCAGTTGGCCAAGGAAATCTACGAATCCGACCTGCGCCACGTCAACACCAGCTCCGACTCCGAGGTGTTGCTTAACGTGTTCGCCCACGAGCTGGCCCAGCGCGGCAAGCTGCAGCCTACCGAGGAAGACGTGTTCGCCGCCGTGACCGACGTGCACAACCGTTGCGTGGGTGGTTATGCGGTCGTCGCCATGATCACCGGCTACGGCATTGTCGGCTTCCGTGACCCCCATGGCATCCGCCCGATCGTGTTTGGCCAGCGCCATACCGACGAAGGCGTCGAGTACATGATCGCCTCCGAAAGCGTTTCCCTGGATGTGCTGGGCTTCACCCTGATTCGCGACCTGGCTCCGGGCGAAGCGGTCTACATCACCGAGGAAGGCAAGCTCTACACCCGTCAGTGCGCGACCCATCCACAGCTCACCCCGTGCATCTTCGAGCATGTCTACCTGGCTCGCCCTGACTCGATCATCGACGGCGTCTCGGTCTACAAGGCGCGTTTGCGCATGGGCGAGAAGCTGGCGGAGAAGATCCTGCGCGAGCGCCCTGAGCACGATATCGACGTGGTCATCCCGATTCCCGATACCAGCCGTACCGCGGCGCTGGAGCTGGCCAACCACCTGGGAGTCAAGTTCCGCGAAGGTTTCGTGAAGAACCGCTACATCGGTCGTACCTTCATCATGCCCGGCCAGGCGGCCCGCAAGAAGTCCGTACGCCAGAAGCTCAACGCCATCGAACTGGAGTTCCGCGGCAAGAACGTGATGCTGGTGGACGACTCGATCGTACGCGGTACCACGTGCAAGCAGATCATCCAGATGGCTCGCGAAGCTGGCGCGAAGAACGTCTACTTCTGTTCGGCGGCCCCGGCCGTGCGTTATCCGAACGTGTATGGCATCGACATGCCGAGCGCCCATGAGCTGATCGCCCACAATCGCTCTACCCAGGACGTAGCCGACCTGATCGGCGCCGACTGGTTGATCTATCAGGATCTGCCGGATCTGATCGAGGCGGTTGGCGGTGGCAAGATCAAGATCGAGAGCTTCGACTGTGCGGTGTTTGACGGCAAGTACGTCACTGGCGACGTCGACGAGGCCTATCTGAACAAGATCGAAAATGCCCGCAACGATGCCTCCAAGGTCAAGACCCAGGCGGTCAGTGCGATCATCGATCTGTACAACAACTGA
- a CDS encoding phosphoribosylanthranilate isomerase: protein MSAVRSKICGITRIEDALAAVEAGADAIGLVFYARSPRAVNVQQARAIIAALPPFVTTVGLFVNASRCELGEILDAVPLDLLQFHGDEPAAACEGFHRPYIKALRVKAGDDIAAACLAYPQASGILLDTYVEGVPGGTGEAFDWSLVPRGLSKPIILAGGLSAQNVAQAIAQVRPYAVDVSGGVEQSKGIKDPAKIQAFIQAVRHSSESM, encoded by the coding sequence ATGTCAGCCGTTCGCAGCAAGATTTGTGGGATTACCCGCATAGAAGATGCGCTGGCAGCGGTGGAGGCAGGGGCCGACGCCATAGGCCTGGTGTTCTACGCCAGGAGCCCGCGGGCCGTGAACGTGCAGCAGGCGCGGGCGATCATCGCCGCCTTGCCGCCGTTCGTGACCACCGTCGGGTTGTTCGTCAATGCCAGTCGCTGCGAACTGGGGGAGATCCTCGATGCCGTGCCGCTGGACCTCCTGCAGTTCCATGGAGATGAGCCGGCGGCTGCTTGCGAGGGATTCCACCGCCCCTATATCAAGGCGCTGCGGGTCAAGGCTGGTGACGACATCGCCGCTGCCTGCCTGGCTTATCCGCAGGCCAGCGGCATCCTTCTGGATACCTATGTTGAAGGCGTGCCCGGTGGGACCGGGGAGGCCTTCGATTGGTCGCTGGTTCCTCGGGGGCTGAGCAAGCCGATCATCCTCGCCGGAGGGCTGTCGGCCCAGAACGTTGCGCAGGCTATCGCCCAGGTGCGTCCTTATGCGGTGGATGTCAGTGGCGGGGTGGAGCAGAGCAAGGGCATCAAGGATCCGGCAAAGATTCAGGCCTTCATTCAGGCCGTGCGTCACAGCAGTGAGTCGATGTGA
- a CDS encoding CvpA family protein — MPFTWVDWAIVAIIAISALISLSRGFVKEALSLLTWIIAGVVAWMFGGSLSEYLGGYIETPSARVIAGCAIMFVATLLVGAMVNYLIGELIRVTGLSGTDRFLGMAFGAARGALLVVVAIGLLSLGPVQQDSWWQQSRLVPQFLLVADWSKNLILGWSSQWLASGISVPAEIPFKEHLLPAKTPQ; from the coding sequence GTGCCATTTACCTGGGTTGACTGGGCGATCGTTGCAATAATCGCCATCTCCGCTTTGATCAGCTTGAGCCGCGGTTTCGTCAAAGAAGCCTTGTCATTGCTTACCTGGATCATTGCAGGAGTTGTCGCCTGGATGTTTGGTGGTTCACTGTCAGAGTACCTCGGCGGTTATATCGAAACTCCCTCGGCTCGCGTGATCGCGGGCTGCGCAATCATGTTTGTCGCCACCTTGCTGGTGGGTGCAATGGTCAACTATCTCATCGGCGAATTGATTCGTGTCACCGGCCTGTCCGGCACCGATCGATTTCTCGGCATGGCCTTCGGCGCGGCGCGTGGCGCGTTGCTGGTGGTCGTGGCGATCGGGCTTTTGAGCCTGGGGCCGGTACAGCAGGATTCCTGGTGGCAGCAGTCGAGACTGGTGCCACAATTTCTATTGGTTGCAGACTGGTCCAAGAACCTCATATTGGGGTGGAGCAGTCAGTGGCTGGCCAGCGGTATCAGCGTACCCGCTGAAATACCGTTCAAGGAGCACCTCTTACCGGCCAAAACGCCTCAGTAA